A portion of the Lolium rigidum isolate FL_2022 chromosome 1, APGP_CSIRO_Lrig_0.1, whole genome shotgun sequence genome contains these proteins:
- the LOC124697464 gene encoding glycosyltransferase BC10-like, translating into MAPRNRASSKRPLWIVILIAFVCAIVTGAYLYKPQQYTSCYLSNSCSSQPPPEPVRVYTDDEIAARVVIRDIVRSQPVRSKNPKIAFMFLTPSSLPFEKLWEKFFTGHEGRYTIYVHASRERTVHASPLFAGRDIRSEKVVWGTVSMIDAERRLLANALQDADNQHFVLVSESCVPLHNFDYVYSYLMETNISFVDSFDDPGPHGAGRYSDYMLPEIVKRDWRKGAQWFTVKRQHAVLILADTLYYGKFKRYCKPGNEWHNCYSDEHYLPTLFNMVDPTGIANWSVSHVDWSEGKWHPKVYRAVDTSFELLKSIASIDESVHVNSNAKHQAQRRPCVWNGMKRPCYLFARKFYPEALDTLMNIFSNFTVI; encoded by the exons ATGGCACCACGCAATAGAGCTTCGTCTAAAAGGCCTCTCTGGATTGTCATCTTGATTGCTTTTGTCTGTGCAATTGTCACTGGAGCTTATCTCTACAAACCCCAACAGTACACGTCTTGTTACTTGTCAAATTCCTGCAGTTCTCAGCCTCCCCCAGAACCCGTGAGAGTGTACACTGATGATGAGATAGCTGCTCGTGTTGTGATAAGAGACATTGTTCGGTCACAGCCTGTCCGGTCAAAGAATCCGAAAATTGCTTTCATGTTCTTGACGCCCAGTTCATTGCCTTTTGAGAAGCTTTGGGAAAAGTTCTTCACG GGACATGAAGGCAGATACACAATATACGTACATGCTTCAAGAGAAAGGACGGTTCATGCCAGTCCATTATTTGCTGGCAGGGATATTCGGAGTGAAAAG GTGGTCTGGGGTACAGTTTCTATGATTGATGCAGAGAGGAGGCTCTTGGCAAATGCACTGCAAGACGCTGATAACCAGCATTTTGTCTTGGTCTCTGAGAG CTGTGTACCACTGCATAACTTCGATTATGTGTACAGTTATCTCATGGAGACAAACATCAGCTTTGTTGACTC TTTCGACGATCCTGGTCCACATGGAGCAGGTAGATACTCTGATTATATGCTACCTGAAATCGTCAAGAGAGATTGGAGAAAAGGTGCACAG TGGTTCACTGTGAAACGGCAGCATGCGGTCCTTATTCTTGCTGACACTCTTTACTATGGAAAGTTCAAACGCTACTGTAAG CCAGGAAATGAATGGCACAACTGCTATTCTGACGAGCACTATTTGCCAACACTGTTTAAC ATGGTTGATCCAACTGGAATTGCCAACTGGTCAGTGTCACATGTCGATTGGTCAGAAGGAAAATGGCATCCTAAAGTTTATAGGGCTGTTGACACGAGCTTTGAGCTGCTTAAGAGTATAGCG TCCATTGACGAGAGCGTTCATGTGAACAGCAACGCAAAG CATCAAGCACAGAGAAGGCCGTGCGTGTGGAATGGCATGAAGAGGCCCTGCTACCTATTTGCGCGGAAGTTCTATCCCGAGGCGCTGGACACTCTGATGAACATTTTCTCGAACTTCACCGTCATCTGA
- the LOC124684091 gene encoding uncharacterized protein LOC124684091: MGCGFSSPTGCRALRPFAGVRVIHTNGYVQDFDGSDGAPVTVARATASCASSSGSGSSYVLCSSAHLLQPGRALFRPDDALQPGSVYFLLPHSVFQAESSAVDLACLMNRLTALARKGGGCAPAPCPVESLFAGRPEDLQQAPSKPPTAGKCGAATKSRSWRPQLDRIDESMGRSSMRSSVSTCSVRSQD, encoded by the coding sequence ATGGGGTGCGGCTTCTCGTCGCCGACAGGCTGCCGCGCGCTGCGCCCGTTCGCGGGGGTGCGCGTCATCCACACCAACGGCTACGTGCAGGACTTCGACGGCAGCGACGGCGCGCCGGTCACCGTGGCGCGCGccaccgcctcctgcgcctcctcctccggctccggctccagcTACGTGCTCTGCTCCTCCGCGCACCTGCTGCAGCCGGGCCGCGCGCTCTTCCGCCCGGACGACGCGCTGCAGCCGGGCAGCGTCTACTTCCTGCTCCCGCACTCCGTCTTCCAGGCCGAGTCCTCCGCCGTCGACCTCGCCTGCCTCATGAACCGCCTCACCGCGCTCGCGCGCAAGGGCGGAGGCTGCGCGCCCGCGCCCTGCCCCGTCGAGTCGCTCTTCGCCGGCCGCCCCGAGGACCTGCAGCAGGCGCCGTCCAAGCCGCCGACCGCGGGCAAGTGCGGCGCAGCCACCAAGTCGCGGTCGTGGCGGCCGCAGCTCGACCGGATCGACGAGTCCATGGGCCGCTCCTCCATGCGGAGCTCGGTGTCCACCTGCAGCGTCCGCAGCCAAGATTAG
- the LOC124684092 gene encoding pentatricopeptide repeat-containing protein At1g11290, chloroplastic-like has product MSAATAGLRDAAAILGALSAASAAELHAHALKLGFLPSCLHLCSSFLKSYAASGRLASARQLFDETPRRDIPLWNTLLSACARSRQPHHALLAASAMVGAGSRPNNLSVTSVLSACAQLRGLACGRELHGYAVRNIPILDLRLRNALVSMYGRCGRLAEANTVFAGMGDTKSVVSWTCMINACCENGRPAEALEVFEQMRLAVAKVDEVTLLAVISACAKLDCTTSELPNWVDQHACENGFLENNARVANALIHMHGKLGRLTRSCEIFDSMGTKRTVVSWTAMIQALAMHGHGVAALVRFSQMLRQGFWPDEVIFLTMLSACCHSALVSEGRQLFKSMVEDYQITPWMEHYGSMVDLLCRSGLLDEAFQFVLTMPVKPDPVIWRVLTGACRDHGNISLARKVVDHVIGMDPNHRGNYVLASNLYAADENWGRVLDVRVEMGVRKETSRCSTAVSSYVEIDGEEDAESFSSMQLQ; this is encoded by the coding sequence ATGAGCGCGGCCACCGCCGGCTTGcgcgacgccgcggccatcctcgGCGCcctctccgccgcctccgccgccgagcTCCACGCGCACGCCCTAAAGCTCGGATTCCTCCCCTCCTGCCTTCACCTCTGCTCGTCCTTCCTCAAGTCCTACGCCGCCTCGGGCCGCCTGGCCTCCGCGCGCCAGCTGTTCGACGAAACGCCCCGCCGCGACATCCCTCTATGGAACACTCTCCTCTCCGCCTGCGCGCGCTCCCGTCAGCCCCACCACGCCCTGCTCGCCGCCTCCGCCATGGTAGGCGCGGGTTCCCGGCCCAACAACCTCTCCGTCACGAGCGTCCTGTCCGCGTGCGCGCAGCTGAGGGGTCTGGCGTGCGGGAGAGAGCTCCACGGGTACGCCGTGAGGAATATCCCCATTCTCGATCTGCGCCTTCGCAACGCGCTGGTGAGCATGTACGGGAGGTGCGGACGGCTTGCTGAAGCGAACACGGTGTTCGCCGGCATGGGAGACACCAAGAGCGTGGTTTCTTGGACCTGCATGATCAATGCCTGCTGCGAGAATGGACGCCCGGCCGAGGCGCTGGAGGTGTTCGAGCAGATGAGGCTTGCCGTTGCCAAGGTCGACGAGGTCACCCTGCTCGCGGTCATCTCGGCGTGCGCGAAATTGGATTGCACTACCTCGGAATTGCCCAACTGGGTGGACCAGCATGCATGTGAGAATGGCTTCTTGGAGAACAACGCCCGTGTCGCCAACGCGCTCATCCATATGCATGGTAAGCTTGGTAGGCTGACAAGGTCATGTGAGATATTTGACTCGATGGGCACGAAGAGGACCGTGGTCTCCTGGACAGCCATGATACAGGCGCTCGCCATGCACGGGCATGGCGTGGCTGCCCTTGTCCGGTTTTCGCAGATGCTCAGGCAAGGGTTCTGGCCTGACGAGGTTATCTTCTTGACCATGCTCAGTGCCTGCTGCCACTCCGCGCTTGTGAGCGAAGGGCGCCAGCTATTCAAGTCCATGGTCGAAGACTATCAGATCACGCCATGGATGGAGCACTATGGAAGCATGGTGGACCTCCTGTGCAGGTCTGGCTTGTTAGACGAGGCGTTTCAGTTCGTCCTGACCATGCCTGTGAAGCCTGATCCTGTAATATGGCGTGTACTGACCGGAGCATGTCGTGATCATGGAAATATCAGTTTAGCAAGGAAGGTGGTTGATCATGTGATCGGCATGGATCCCAACCATCGGGGGAATTATGTGCTCGCGTCAAACTTGTATGCTGCTGATGAGAATTGGGGGCGTGTTCTGGATGTAAGGGTGGAGATGGGTGTGAGGAAAGAGACGTCAAGATGCAGTACTGCTGTGTCGTCTTACGTTGAAATCGATGGTGAAGAAGATGCAGAAAGCTTCTCTTCTATGCAGCTCCAGTAA